One window of the Methylocystis parvus OBBP genome contains the following:
- a CDS encoding DUF5132 domain-containing protein produces MAHIGRSLLLALAAGAAGGAAATLLNRDNGQKRSLAKGAVRAGVQMYDRLRGVVGEAAETMSDVVAEVRSELETERSDPHPDGAHKEDAREHIVPFGAKPEAERKAHG; encoded by the coding sequence ATGGCGCATATCGGTCGCAGTCTTCTGCTCGCATTGGCCGCCGGAGCCGCCGGGGGCGCGGCCGCGACTCTGCTCAATCGAGACAATGGGCAAAAGCGCTCTTTGGCGAAAGGCGCGGTCCGCGCCGGCGTGCAGATGTACGACCGCCTACGCGGCGTTGTCGGCGAAGCGGCCGAAACGATGAGCGACGTCGTCGCGGAAGTTCGCTCGGAACTCGAAACGGAGAGAAGCGACCCCCATCCTGACGGCGCGCATAAGGAAGACGCGCGGGAGCACATCGTGCCTTTCGGCGCGAAGCCCGAGGCCGAAAGGAAGGCCCATGGCTGA
- a CDS encoding lytic murein transglycosylase — protein MKANHLALASAALLVLANPARADWTSCLGGLRHAAAGAGVSQQTIASATDGMEPNDAVSFMDKQPEFTTPVWDYVAGLVDEERVEEGRAMMQKYASALHAAQSRYGVDPATVVAVWGVESDFGKSFGKRYVPQSLATLACEAPRRNDYWRKEFIASLKILDSGDVAKDEMLGSWAGAFGHTQFMPSTFLGTAVDLDGDGRRNIASSAADSLGSTANYLRKSGWRAGEAWGFEVRLPEGYGGGAGRTRKMPMSHWESLGVTRLDGGGLGGGSAGLMLPAGRNGPAFLVTKNFDAIYAYNAAESYALAICVLSDRLRGRHGIQTPWPTDDPGLSRAERRELQSLLIRAGYDVGDPDGVIGTKSKEAIADYQGRAGLPRNGRASLKVLNALRGR, from the coding sequence ATGAAAGCGAATCACCTCGCGCTCGCTTCGGCGGCGTTGCTCGTCCTTGCAAATCCCGCCCGCGCGGACTGGACCTCCTGCCTCGGGGGCTTGCGTCACGCCGCGGCCGGCGCGGGCGTCAGCCAGCAGACCATCGCTTCGGCGACGGACGGCATGGAGCCGAACGACGCCGTGTCCTTCATGGACAAGCAACCGGAATTCACCACGCCCGTCTGGGATTACGTCGCCGGTCTCGTCGATGAGGAGCGCGTCGAGGAAGGGCGCGCGATGATGCAGAAATATGCGAGCGCCCTGCATGCCGCGCAGTCGCGTTACGGCGTCGATCCCGCGACCGTCGTCGCGGTGTGGGGGGTCGAGAGCGATTTCGGCAAAAGCTTCGGGAAGCGCTATGTCCCGCAATCGCTGGCGACTCTCGCCTGCGAGGCGCCGCGCCGGAATGACTACTGGCGCAAGGAATTCATCGCTTCGCTCAAAATTCTCGATAGCGGCGACGTCGCCAAGGACGAGATGCTGGGCTCCTGGGCCGGCGCCTTCGGCCATACGCAATTCATGCCCTCGACTTTCCTCGGCACGGCGGTCGATCTCGACGGCGACGGCCGCCGCAATATCGCCAGCTCAGCGGCGGACTCGCTCGGCTCCACCGCCAATTATCTGAGGAAAAGCGGCTGGCGCGCGGGCGAGGCGTGGGGCTTCGAGGTGCGCCTGCCCGAGGGCTATGGCGGCGGCGCGGGGCGCACCCGCAAAATGCCGATGTCCCACTGGGAATCGCTCGGCGTCACCCGGCTGGACGGCGGCGGATTGGGCGGCGGCTCGGCGGGCCTGATGCTGCCGGCGGGCAGGAACGGCCCGGCCTTCCTCGTAACGAAGAATTTCGACGCCATCTACGCCTATAATGCCGCCGAGTCCTATGCGCTGGCGATCTGCGTCCTCTCGGACCGGTTGCGCGGGCGCCACGGCATTCAGACGCCCTGGCCGACGGACGATCCCGGCCTGTCGCGCGCCGAGCGGCGGGAGCTTCAGTCGCTCCTCATCCGCGCGGGCTATGACGTCGGCGATCCCGACGGCGTGATCGGGACCAAGAGCAAGGAAGCCATCGCCGACTATCAGGGCCGCGCCGGCCTGCCGCGAAACGGCCGGGCGAGTCTCAAAGTGCTGAACGCCCTGCGTGGCCGATAG
- a CDS encoding cation-translocating P-type ATPase, with product MSLEASLAGAGVSIVHAAVPGRLRLRVRGLKGVSSLKRALEGALRGAHSISAANASVATGTLLLLFDPRSAAAAIVGAVEDVLLRYSAGKLELSAQPRAAPWHALRVDETLKRLRSSMQGLSAKAFTRRRRRYGENVLPAIPARDRMEMLLEQFQSLPVALLIGAAALSVVTGGVADAIVVVAVVALNAGIGYVTEAQTERAVRALSQHAREGVPVIRDGKRQVVPVESAVPGDMLDLLPGVIVAADARIVAADGLAINEATLTGESSPASKSAQPLDHRNVALADRANIVYRGTVVTGGSGRAVVVATGAATEIGQLQNFLSGASAPDTPLQKHLAQIGRRLTFLAGGACAAVFAVGLLRGFGLFATLKNAIALAVAAIPEGLPTLATTTLALGVREMRRRRVLIRKLDAVETLASVDVVCLDKTGTLTFNRMSAAEVSCDGAAYRCDNVFSPPPPGSALRRLAEIVALCNEAPEDEKDPHNGSAPSATETALLDFAKKAGVDVRRLRRDYPLERVSYRSERQLFMTTLHSARRGAKLAAVKGSPEEVLGLCSHAALRNETVALTAEMRRDVRQENARLAGEGQRVLGVAWRAFRGENPPPGGLVFLGLVGLADPLRPGAAELLGALRRAGVHPVMITGDQRLTAAAVARALDLCDGGDPQIIDADAIPMLEHMSKDAKIPQVFARVTPGQKLEIVKALQRAGHVVAMTGDGVNDSPALKAADIGVAMGSSGSEAARDVADIILQDDRLQTLIPAIRQGRATHANIRRAIRYLLATNMSEILLMLLAPAFNLGQPLTPAQLLWINLVTDVAPALALGLEPPHDDVMNGSPTPTGDDVMDARSARTLAREAGFITAGSLGAYLYGVLKYGLSPRARTICFTSIVAAQVLHALGARSEKHGLMSPDLPRNPTLSGVVAGSLALQALTMAFPPLRSLLGVAPIGRLDLAAAIAGAAAPLVANEFVKLTGSAGTEANAARTI from the coding sequence ATGTCGCTTGAAGCATCGCTCGCCGGAGCGGGCGTCAGCATCGTGCACGCCGCCGTGCCCGGCAGACTGAGGCTGCGGGTTCGCGGATTGAAGGGCGTAAGCAGCCTCAAACGCGCTTTGGAAGGCGCGTTGCGCGGGGCGCATTCGATCAGCGCGGCGAATGCGAGCGTTGCGACGGGGACGCTCCTCTTATTGTTCGATCCACGCAGCGCCGCGGCGGCGATCGTCGGCGCGGTTGAAGACGTATTGCTGCGTTATTCCGCCGGCAAATTAGAGTTGAGCGCGCAGCCGCGCGCGGCGCCATGGCATGCGCTGCGCGTTGACGAAACGCTGAAAAGGCTGCGCAGCTCCATGCAGGGCCTTTCAGCCAAAGCCTTTACGCGCCGCCGGCGGCGCTACGGCGAAAACGTGCTTCCCGCCATTCCCGCGCGCGACAGAATGGAGATGCTGCTCGAGCAGTTCCAGAGCCTCCCCGTCGCTCTCCTCATCGGCGCGGCGGCGCTCTCCGTCGTTACCGGCGGCGTGGCCGACGCCATCGTCGTCGTCGCCGTCGTCGCCCTCAATGCGGGCATCGGCTATGTGACGGAAGCGCAGACCGAGCGCGCCGTGCGCGCGCTGTCGCAGCATGCGCGCGAGGGCGTTCCCGTCATTCGCGACGGCAAGCGCCAGGTCGTCCCGGTCGAAAGCGCCGTGCCGGGCGACATGCTCGACCTGCTTCCCGGCGTCATCGTCGCCGCCGACGCCCGCATCGTCGCGGCGGATGGGCTCGCGATCAACGAAGCGACGCTCACCGGCGAAAGTTCGCCGGCGTCGAAATCCGCGCAGCCGCTCGATCATCGCAATGTCGCGCTCGCCGACCGCGCCAACATCGTCTATCGGGGCACGGTGGTCACCGGCGGGAGCGGCCGCGCCGTGGTTGTCGCCACGGGCGCGGCGACGGAGATCGGCCAGCTTCAGAATTTTCTGTCCGGCGCGAGCGCGCCCGACACGCCCTTGCAGAAACATCTCGCGCAGATCGGGCGGCGGCTCACTTTTCTCGCGGGAGGCGCCTGCGCGGCCGTCTTCGCCGTCGGCCTCCTTCGAGGCTTCGGCCTGTTTGCGACTCTCAAAAACGCGATCGCGCTCGCCGTCGCCGCCATTCCCGAGGGGCTGCCGACGCTCGCCACGACGACGCTGGCGCTCGGCGTGCGGGAGATGCGCCGCCGCCGCGTTCTGATCCGCAAGCTCGATGCGGTCGAAACGCTCGCCTCGGTCGACGTCGTTTGTCTCGACAAGACCGGCACGCTGACCTTCAATCGCATGTCGGCGGCGGAAGTCAGTTGCGACGGCGCCGCCTATCGATGCGACAACGTTTTCTCACCGCCGCCCCCCGGCTCGGCGCTGCGCAGGCTCGCGGAGATCGTCGCGCTCTGCAACGAAGCGCCGGAAGACGAGAAAGATCCTCACAACGGATCGGCGCCTTCGGCCACGGAAACGGCGCTGCTGGATTTTGCGAAGAAAGCCGGCGTCGACGTCCGGCGCCTGCGGCGCGACTATCCGCTCGAGCGGGTGTCCTACCGATCGGAGCGGCAGCTCTTCATGACCACGCTGCACAGCGCCCGGCGCGGGGCGAAGCTCGCCGCGGTGAAAGGAAGCCCGGAAGAAGTTCTGGGGCTTTGCAGCCACGCCGCCCTCCGCAATGAGACCGTCGCGCTCACGGCGGAAATGCGCCGCGACGTGAGACAGGAAAATGCGCGGCTGGCGGGAGAGGGACAGCGCGTTCTCGGCGTCGCCTGGCGCGCGTTTCGCGGCGAAAATCCGCCCCCGGGCGGCCTCGTCTTTCTGGGCCTCGTCGGCCTTGCCGACCCTTTGCGTCCCGGCGCCGCCGAATTGCTCGGCGCGCTCAGGCGCGCGGGCGTCCATCCGGTCATGATCACGGGCGATCAGCGGCTGACCGCCGCGGCGGTCGCGCGCGCGCTCGATCTTTGCGACGGCGGCGACCCGCAAATTATCGACGCCGACGCCATCCCCATGCTGGAACATATGTCGAAGGACGCGAAAATTCCGCAGGTCTTCGCCCGCGTCACGCCGGGCCAGAAGCTGGAGATCGTCAAAGCCTTGCAGCGGGCGGGCCATGTCGTCGCGATGACCGGCGACGGCGTGAACGACAGTCCGGCGCTCAAGGCGGCCGATATCGGCGTCGCCATGGGCTCGAGCGGCAGCGAAGCGGCGCGGGACGTCGCCGACATCATCCTGCAGGACGACCGCCTCCAAACGCTTATTCCCGCGATCAGGCAGGGCCGCGCGACGCACGCCAATATCAGGCGGGCGATCCGCTATCTGCTGGCGACCAATATGAGCGAAATCCTGCTCATGCTGCTCGCGCCGGCCTTCAATCTCGGCCAGCCGCTGACGCCCGCGCAACTTTTGTGGATCAATCTCGTCACGGATGTCGCACCCGCCCTTGCGCTGGGGCTGGAGCCGCCGCATGACGACGTCATGAACGGGTCGCCCACGCCGACCGGAGACGACGTGATGGACGCCCGGTCGGCGCGGACGCTCGCCCGCGAAGCCGGCTTTATCACGGCGGGTTCGCTTGGAGCCTATCTCTACGGCGTATTGAAATATGGTTTGTCGCCGCGCGCCCGCACGATTTGCTTTACGAGCATCGTCGCCGCTCAGGTTTTGCACGCGCTCGGCGCAAGGTCCGAAAAGCACGGCCTCATGAGCCCGGACCTTCCGAGGAATCCGACCCTCTCCGGCGTCGTCGCAGGGTCGCTCGCGCTTCAGGCGCTGACCATGGCTTTTCCCCCTCTCAGGAGCCTGCTCGGCGTCGCGCCGATCGGGCGTCTCGATCTCGCCGCCGCGATCGCCGGCGCGGCCGCGCCGCTCGTCGCCAATGAATTCGTCAAGCTGACGGGATCGGCGGGAACCGAGGCGAACGCCGCGCGAACAATTTGA
- a CDS encoding DUF5132 domain-containing protein, with the protein MALLEDVAKMEGAGPVVLGIGALMLAPTLLPALGRALRPVVKGVIKTGMTIYDETYASMREATGDLIEEARAELRHEAQSHNGQAHGGMSAEGQRGHAHA; encoded by the coding sequence ATGGCGCTGCTGGAAGACGTGGCGAAAATGGAGGGAGCCGGCCCGGTCGTGCTCGGAATCGGCGCTCTTATGCTCGCGCCAACCTTGCTGCCTGCCCTCGGCAGGGCGCTTCGGCCGGTCGTCAAAGGCGTCATCAAGACCGGGATGACGATTTACGACGAAACCTATGCGTCAATGCGGGAGGCCACGGGCGATCTGATCGAGGAGGCCCGCGCCGAACTTCGTCACGAGGCGCAGTCGCATAACGGTCAGGCGCATGGCGGCATGTCCGCCGAGGGACAGCGCGGCCACGCGCATGCGTAA